The Anaeromusa acidaminophila DSM 3853 genome includes the window AGTAGCGGTCTCCAAAACCGTTGGTTGCGGGTTCGATTCCTGCCGCCCCTGCCAACCTATTGCTTGGAAGACGAGGATGTGAAACGATGGCTGCTCAGGAGACTGCGGCGCAAGGAACTGCGCAGTGGAAACGCTTTTTCCGTGAAGTTCGGGCAGAACTTAAAAAAGTGACTTGGCCGACCCGCAAGGAATTGCTTTCGTATACAGGCGTAGTATTTGTTGCCACCGTGGCAGTAGCCATGCTGATTTGGATCATCGATGCCGGCTTCAGCGGGTTGTTGCGTGCGGTGATCAAGTAACTAGGAGATAGGGGGAAGGCCCCCTGTGTGAAAAGGCGATGGATTCTGAAAAGATGTGGTATGTAATCCATACCTATTCTGGTTATGAAAACAAAGTAAAAGCCAACTTGGAACGCAAAGTGCAGTCCATGGGCATGGAGAATGAGATCTTTAACGTTCT containing:
- the secE gene encoding preprotein translocase subunit SecE, whose translation is MAAQETAAQGTAQWKRFFREVRAELKKVTWPTRKELLSYTGVVFVATVAVAMLIWIIDAGFSGLLRAVIK